AGGCAGCAATTGATTTGCAGTAGGACTGTTCACAAAAGATTCATAAAAGGCCCTTAATCGACGCTCCGGTTTATATTCTTTTTCCCATGCCAATCCGGGCAAAAAATAGAAAAAGGATGCTTGTGTTCTTCCATTATCTGACATTGCCGTTTTTAAAGTGGCGGCTTCCAGTTGTATGGATGCTTTAAATTGTTTCGTGTCGTTGCTTCGCTTAAAGCTTATTCCGGGTCGCATCCAATTGTAGTTGGCGTTAAAATTTGCACTCAACGAATCTATTGCAAGCTCCTTGTCTTGGCTATTTGATTGTTTGCGCATAAGCTGTTCCTGTTTCGCACCAGCTTTTAATTCGGGTACAAAATACCATCGTCGCGGTAATTCACGTGTTGCCGAAAGGGTTCCGGAATAGTTTAGACGGTCTACTGTTTTGTGTTGTTCTTGCGCTTCCTGAAATAAATTTACGTAATTATAATTTTGAAATTGACTTTGCCATTCCTTGCCACTTAAATTGTGTGACCCATTAGCTTCAGCAAGAAGCTTTAACAGAAGCCACTTTGCTTTTCTTTTTTTTAAATAGATAGTAGTTAGTTTTCCAGTTAGGGTATTTACTTTTTCGTAGTTATTTAAAAGTGTGTTACTCGTTATATTTTGCGCTGCATAATTTTGAATTACGCTGGCCGAATTTGTCGAACCTTCGCTTAATCCAATGTTTCCGTTACCTATGAAATTTTGTGTAGAATCAATACTGTTTCTCCATGAAAAATTTAAAGTGTGTCCATTGTTGTTACTGCGCTCCTTTAAGTTTGCAAAATTGGTGAAGGTGGTATCGGGAGTAAAATTATCAGTGCGCGTTTCCTCTACTAATTTTTTGTCGGAACCATTTCCCAAATAGCTTATGTTGAATCGGCGCCCAGTTTTTTTCTCATAGGTATAATTGGCTCCACCGGCACCCGAAGTGATTAGTCCGGTAATAGGCTGACCAAAATTTATCGGAAAACTATTGTCATCTTCAAATGTTACGCGCATCCCCCCATCGCCATTCATCATGTTTCGCATCCCTCCATTAAAATCGATGTAATCGCGAAAGCTAAATCCAAATTGATTGATATCATTCACCATTCCAAGCAGTGCAATTTGACTTTTTTTAGTAAAGCGATACGCTTTTGCTGCGGCTTGATAATGCATCTCACTGCCCGCACCGGCTTTTACATCACCCAACCAAGCACTTTTTTTATCTTCCTTTAAAAGTAGATTTATTGTTTTATTTCTTTCTCCATCTTGAATGCCACTTAATTCGGCTTCCTCCGATTTTTTGTCATATACCTGTACTTTACTAATGGCATCGGCCGGGAGATTTTTTGTAGCTACTTTGGGATCACTGCTAAAAAATTCTTTACCATCTACCAGTACATTTTTTACATCCTCGCCCTGCGCTTTAATATTTCCTGCACGGTCAACTTCCAAGCCCGGAAGTTTTTTAAGTAAATCTTCGGTAGAGGCGTCAGGCTTTGTCTTAAATGAAGCTGCCGAGTATTCAATTGTATCTTGCTTAATTAAAATTGGAATGCGTTCAGCTTCAATTTGCGCAGCTTTGAGCGATACTGTGCTGGCTTTTAATTCCAAAACACCTAACTGCTCGCTTAACCCAGGAATTTCAATTGTTCGATACAAAGTTTGCTTGCCCAAGTAGGCAATTTGTAAAATGTAATTCCCACTCGAAATAGTTCGGATTTCAAAAAAGCCATCGGTATTGCTAATGCCATAAAAGGCAAGTGTGGAATCTGAAGGCTGCAATAAACTTACACTGGCATAAGGCAAGGCTTCCTTGTTTTCGTCAAGTACAGTGCCATGAAGTTTATGTCCTTGCGCAAATAAATTGCAACTGATGAGTAATGAAAACCACAAATACAAAATTTTCATTTTGAGCTATTTTCTGATTTTAATGATTACGTTGCCGTTCCCTCCATTTTCTTCCTCCATCTCTTTTCTTTTCTCTGCTTTAATTTTCTCGAATGCTTCTTTTGTAACTTTTTTTCCATCTTTTGGTTTTTTTAACAACGCATTATCAATTTCCTTGAGTTCAATTTTTGTTGCAACGATGTTAACTTTGCCATTGTCCAAATCAGCTTCCAGAATAATTCCGGGCAAATTGCCATACCCATTGGGGCCGCTCGAAATAGGAAGAGATGGCGTGAACCATACACGCACTGTTTTGCTACTATCTTTTAGGAGCGCTTCCTGACAAGGATAATTTAAAATCATTTTTTGTTCCCCACTCAATTTCCATTGAAGGCTCGATAAATTGCTCTCCACTAAAAATATGCGCGACATAAAATCTCTTTGTTCCGTTTTTAGCTTGTTGATTAAATCGCAAAATACTTTATCATCCGGCTCCTTCATTTTAATCATCACGTGCGCTCCGTCTCCTTCAATAGCTTCTGAATCTTTGTTCGATGGTTTTTGCTTGTTGCCTTGATAGAGGGAAGCACTTGAGTTAAAGAGTAATTCTTTTTGTGAAATGTGTTCCTTAGGGAGCGAATTCACCATATCTTCCTCTGCATTGCCTTCTACATGTAAAACCAATTTTACTTTTTCAGCGTATTCAATTCGGCCTGAAGTTTGTGCTAATGTTGGACTAGCAAGTGAGAAAAGGAAGCAACATAATTGAATTAGCTTTGCTCTGTTTTTTATTCCAATTAATTTTTGTGTGTTCATGTTTTTATTTTTTTTACAAATGTATTTTAGCCGTTGAGCATTAGAAGTTAAGGCAATCGAATTAAGGTTAATTAAGGTTAATCCCTTGTGCTGTAAGGATTATCGTATTATTTTTGTTTTGAAAATTTAAAATGCCAAACTCCAAAAAGTCTTCCACAATTGCTGCGCTCATGTTATTGAGTCAACTTATGCTCACGGCATTCGTCCTCTGGTGGCTCATTGGACAATTCAACGAGGAGAAGAATAAACTTCATAAAGAACTCTTTCAGAAATTTACGGAGTCAAAGCAACAGGTCATGGATTCGGGTTTAGTAAATAGTTTTATTGAACCCTTATTGAAAAATAAAAAGGGATTTAAAATCCACATGGAAACAACTGATTCTACACAAGATTTTAAGGGTGTTGAGGAGGATGAAATCGAAAAGCAATTTAAGTTCTCTCCAACCGATTCAATTGTACTTATTGATAAATCGGGGAACGCCAACGGCGATAAAATGATTAGCATTAACATGCAACGTCGTGATTCAAATCATGAAGTGTTGCTCCATGGAGTGAAACTTTTTATTAAACAAATTACATCCGATTCGGTAAATGAAAGCCGCATGGAATCGAACTATTATTTTAATTCAGATACGGTTTTGTTGAAAAAAGTATTGGCTATGAAGTTAAAAAATTCAGGCTATGAATTTCAGGCGAAATGGCTAAGCCG
The sequence above is a segment of the Bacteroidota bacterium genome. Coding sequences within it:
- a CDS encoding TonB-dependent receptor, which encodes MKILYLWFSLLISCNLFAQGHKLHGTVLDENKEALPYASVSLLQPSDSTLAFYGISNTDGFFEIRTISSGNYILQIAYLGKQTLYRTIEIPGLSEQLGVLELKASTVSLKAAQIEAERIPILIKQDTIEYSAASFKTKPDASTEDLLKKLPGLEVDRAGNIKAQGEDVKNVLVDGKEFFSSDPKVATKNLPADAISKVQVYDKKSEEAELSGIQDGERNKTINLLLKEDKKSAWLGDVKAGAGSEMHYQAAAKAYRFTKKSQIALLGMVNDINQFGFSFRDYIDFNGGMRNMMNGDGGMRVTFEDDNSFPINFGQPITGLITSGAGGANYTYEKKTGRRFNISYLGNGSDKKLVEETRTDNFTPDTTFTNFANLKERSNNNGHTLNFSWRNSIDSTQNFIGNGNIGLSEGSTNSASVIQNYAAQNITSNTLLNNYEKVNTLTGKLTTIYLKKRKAKWLLLKLLAEANGSHNLSGKEWQSQFQNYNYVNLFQEAQEQHKTVDRLNYSGTLSATRELPRRWYFVPELKAGAKQEQLMRKQSNSQDKELAIDSLSANFNANYNWMRPGISFKRSNDTKQFKASIQLEAATLKTAMSDNGRTQASFFYFLPGLAWEKEYKPERRLRAFYESFVNSPTANQLLPLSETVNPTQRYSGNRKLKPEYVHHAQVNWIVFDQFSFTSAFAALGGTITSNKINWSRNVDSSFNQVLSLRNVPEDYRLYFNFDFSTPLRAIGMNVNINPQESWNKGMTYVNEIINNNQTFTHELNVRLDNRKKEKWDISLGTNLSYTQAFHSLESKRTDYYSLNYFTELNYSATERLHLSASADITQYHSQTLSQNITVPILKAEVSYFILKAKRGVISLEAFDLLNKNTGISRISEMNYVQQKNANCIGRYFLLSFKYRLTKFENKDEVDVKVNGR
- a CDS encoding GLPGLI family protein, translated to MNTQKLIGIKNRAKLIQLCCFLFSLASPTLAQTSGRIEYAEKVKLVLHVEGNAEEDMVNSLPKEHISQKELLFNSSASLYQGNKQKPSNKDSEAIEGDGAHVMIKMKEPDDKVFCDLINKLKTEQRDFMSRIFLVESNLSSLQWKLSGEQKMILNYPCQEALLKDSSKTVRVWFTPSLPISSGPNGYGNLPGIILEADLDNGKVNIVATKIELKEIDNALLKKPKDGKKVTKEAFEKIKAEKRKEMEEENGGNGNVIIKIRK